ccataggtTACGTCAAGCCAGTGTAGATGGTGGTAGATTTTCTAATAGCGTTTCCCAGTTGAGACCGTACCTTTGTTACCAGAATGTTAGATGTATTGCATACCTATCAGGTGCTACCTCATTATTATCGCTTAATTTACGTACGTGATCTGTGTTTTCCTAGATTCCCTAGAAACTGGACGAAGTGAACAATCTAGAAACTGAGGAGGATATATTAAGGGCTCCATAACCtaaaaaacatttttgttctacatacttATTCTCTTGTTTGTTACGTAAAAATAAACACtatttatagaaaaattgaaattgTTTGGTTCAGGTTTTATTCATAAATTGTTGAACTGTAGTGTGAAAAACAGGATGTTGTAgcagaaataaaggaaacaacacAGACTTACCGTATAGTGCAagaaaacacaatttcctcaaaaaataaaactaaacaaaaatatatcaaacatccctTTAGTACTTGGGCACACTTACATAAAATGTttctgcttttttattccagttactgatcacaaatgaattctttatcgcctaaagaattcatttgtgatcagtgactggaataaaaaagcattttacagtattggatcactgtttttgtacacgcgattatgtcaCAGTTGGTGAtaaaatgtttctgttattcacagACTAACTTAcacatttatcagtaataacaggaaacactTGCCTTCGACCCTGTTGAAGAATGTTattttgagtacaaaataacaataactacCCATATTTTTATGTTTGTCAATGTAAGCTATACTTGCCTCAAAAGTAATTGCTTCAGTTGCATAAAAGCACAGAAGTTGTGTGATCAactgatttttattacttatatttTTTAGTGATGTAAAATGGACTAATGCTGAATGAtatgcagttctaattatgtgcaagacagacagacagacagacagacaaacaaaaagCAAAGATAAATGAtcggctcccattttctctctctcacgttcatttatgtttctttccctatcagTGCTACCAATACTACTTGTAATCCTAGCATTTACATTTTGAATgcagttttgaggttaaaaatttgttcttggaATTACCTATTCAGTCTGAATCCAGCTTGATATTCTGCTGATTTAGGTACCAATTGCTTTTGTGTTCTGTTCAAGAGACAAAGTGATGGCATTCTGACGATCAGGAGGGAGATTCCTCTAGTTGTTTTATGTATTGGATGGGttaatcatcatcaccatcttcttCTTTCGTCTTTGTTTTCTGCATCTGTTATCTGGAGTCTAATTGCTTGAGAATCTTCCTGAATTTCTCAGATCCATCATCATCCTGTCTTCTTTCTCATCACAAGTTGTAGTAAGATCTTGTTTCCTTGCAGCCGCAAGATGtgaaagaaatttttctttttcattgtgcttgtTATTGGGCCAATCCCTCATTACACAGATTCATTGGGGAGGATTCTCTGGCTCCTTTAATctggtatttattttttatgaggGTTCTGATGATTTGTGTTTCAGTTTTGAGGAGCTGATCAATTCTTTGTTGTGGACACATTTGCTCAATACAGTTTTTAACCTTAGACTGTATTGAGTGGAGGTGTGGTGGCATTGTTGACTATTTGCACTCCCGAAGTTTCTTACCTGGAGAGGTGGTCCTTTGTACTCTCCCAAACATTGGCATTATCAAACATTCATACAAGGCATTCTGGCCCGAGTTGCCAGAGTTGGCGTCATTTGTACACGAGTTGCTTGTGTGTGTATGAATGAGGtgcgtttctcttttgctgatgaagtatGTGACTGGGAGTTtttttgtaagtgtcttttaattgtgcataTCTGTAACTTAAGAGTGTCATAtgtgtggtaagtagcaatctgtctcttcCTAAATTATTCATACAATGTAGGCATTCATGGCTGGTATTTGTGATattgctgatatttgatttatTGGCATAAGGCCATGGTCCAATACATAATTGCCTTCTAACTTTTCGCCTTACACTGTTGGAGATTTCATCATAGACTGTGACAACTTGGGAAGTTCAGTTTGTTTTGAGTCTTTAACAGCTTTATCGAGTTGTTAAAACATCCGAAGTATCTGGTAGTGAAAGATGAAACGTTAAGCAGCGAACTGTGCCTTTTATCACAGCCTTATGACTGTAAGTCAATCAGCAATATTATCACACACTgtcaaaaaaatcttttattttcacaGTATGCTGCCATGGTAATATTATTTGCAGGAAAGACTAATTCACTCGGTTAGCAAAATGTATACATTCACAGTCAGAGTGTGTGCAGATAGCCATGCTACAGACAACCCTAAAACTGGCAGCATTTGAGCTGTCCCTCTGCCGCAGTAGTCACTTAATTCTATATCTGTCATCTTTGCATATGTACAGTGGTCAGTGGTTGAATGTAGGAACTGATTTGTGGTTGGCCTTCTTTTGTACAGTAGTTTTGGAAATATGGTTTGCAATTTGTAACAATGCTCAGCAGCTGTTGCCAGTGGTAACAACTGTCCTCCTGTGTGTTTTGTTTCACATTTGAAGACAGCCCAATTCACCAAAAACCAGTCGTTATAGTTAAATAAAAAAGTCATTAGGCTCTTTCATTTCTAAAATGATTCTCTCCACAATGGAATATTGTGTCTTAAAGGATGTACAAGATGTGATCACAAAGtaattggaatttttgtttttcttaaagagtctttatttattcatcatcatcTTCGCCCCCTTCAAAGTAAACTCCCTCAGATATAACACACTTGTGTGAGAACTTTTTCCAGTCTTGGAAACACTTCTGGAACTTGCTTTTCactatggtgttcagctccttcagcaagtctgtttttatctcatcagggTGTCAATAGACGTCATTTCAGGGTTCTCGAACAAAGAAAGAAGTCTTAGGGGGCCTCGTCTGCCAAAAATGGTGGCTGAGACAacataacagttttgttttttgccagCAAAATGCAAAGAAGCATTGAGCTGTGAGTgggagcattattgtgatgcagtttCTACGAGCGGTTTCAccacaattctggtcatttttCTTGGATTGCTTCACGCAAATGGCACATAaattccaggtagtattccttgttGGCCGTATGACAAGAAGGCAGAAACTTGTGATGAGCTGTCCCATTGCAGTTGAAGAaatcagtgagaagaaccttcacgtgTGGCCGATCTTGTGGAATATTTTTTGGTCTTTGCccatcaggcagtttccattgggacggtTGGTCCTTGGTTTCAGTGTCATACTGGTCTACCCTTGCTTTGCCATCTGTTATAACTGTCTTtggaagttctggatcattgtcaacttcattcagcagatcctgtgcaATGTCTACACAATGCTGTTcttggtcaaaattcaacaattttggaacaaactttgctgctacatgtttaatgcccaaaacatcagaaaaaattgTCTGACATGAGCTAAAGGCTATACTGACACCATCAGCAACCTGTCTGATTGTAATTTTCCAGAACTGTTACCCCCCTCCCACATTGTCATTGGTAATGATATGCTAGGATGGCTAGGGCTGTTGTCATCACCAAAGTCTTCTTGACCCTCTTTGGAAAATTTATACTACTCTCAAACTTTTGTCTTACTTGTGGCAAAGTCGCCAAGGGCCACAGGCaacattttgaatgtggtgctgcacttcattccatgtttcaagcaaaatttaatgcaaattctttgatccactgtttccaaaaataaaaaaaaattactgatcaCTCAAAAACACGtgtaaccttttcgactgtcaacagtaaactaaatatttaaaacagctgaaaattcaaacatacatcaggaatcCGTCCaccaataagataaaaaaaaaattctgaaaattggatgtataaagcctgcaaaattaaaaaattcctgttagtttttgatcacacctcgtaatgCATTATAAACACAATTAGCTGAAGTCTGCTGAAAATCTGTGGCCTTTCTGTCCAGTGTTCTTACAGTGTTCTCTCCTTTCCAGGTTGTGGCAGCTACTGATGCCCGACAAACCTTTGGAGTCGCGTGTTACGAAGCAGTGGCAGGGTATCGGTTTCCAGGGGGAAGACCCCAAGACGGACTTCCGCGGCATGGGTCTCCTGGGGCTCGAGAACCTGATATACTTCGCCCAGGAGTACCCCGGGGCCGCGTGCCACGTGCTGTCTCACTCGCACCACCCCCGCTACGGGTACGCCTTCGCCATTGTCGGCATCAACCTGACTAGCATGGCCTACCACATGTTGAAGGACGGCACGGCCAAGACGCACTTCTTCAACGTCGCCCGCGGCTGCCCCGCCATATCTTCCTTCCACCAGTTCTACTGCTTCCTGTTCTACGAGTTCGACAGGTTCTGGATAGAGTCCAAACCTGAGAATGTTATGGACTTCGCACGTATCAAGGAGCGTTTCGAAAGTGCCATCCGCACATCTCTCACTAACCCAAGTACAATTTTCAGGTTGAACATATCAGTAGACAATATATAGTTAGGTTACCTGGAACGGCTAGTGACATTCGCTAGAATTGTTACCTCTGCTTTTGCACGTTTCTTCCCTGTCCTTTCTTGCCAGAAAGTTGTCACCAGGATGCAGAATGTGGCACGGATAGGCTTTCAGATTTGAAGTTCCTCAAAAGAAAATCACAAAGTCTCTTAACAAGAATGAGTTGTAGAGTGTCATATGATGTGATATAATGGTCATCATCTCCACCAAAGTTTTACTTATTATGCAGGCttggctattttttttcttttgacataCCATGTATGATTAACTATtgtttttatttgaattttattgTATCGACTTTGGTTATTGTAAGACTGTAGGATTCCATTTGTgcttatttatttgattttgtttgCACTTTTTAAATATCCTGTTAAGTCTTTACTTTTTCAAGTACGAGACTGTTGCGTTATACAGGTCGCGACAAATAGTATTTCAGTAATTGAGAATGCACCGTGTTAAATGTGTTCATAGAATCTATGAGAATTATTTTCTCTCAGTGTTTAAGATTGCAAAGACCTCTGACAGTGTGGTCAGAGCTAacttgtgtgtgttatatttattatgtgatataTTTTTGTGGCTGTGGATACTAGAAAAATATTGCCTGTGCATGACTTCGAAAAATTGAATACATGCATTCAGGATGGAAATAATAAATGAATGGAATATTTCTGTGTTCAATAAACAGAAAAGAGATgcttgttaataattttttttttcttcaagtgtAGTCATTAAGTTGACTATACACCCCTCATAATATTGAC
This genomic interval from Schistocerca nitens isolate TAMUIC-IGC-003100 chromosome 12, iqSchNite1.1, whole genome shotgun sequence contains the following:
- the LOC126215143 gene encoding ELMO domain-containing protein 2; the protein is MFRSMWTYIYWLLRPAVKWILRKTTKLCELQRICYGEKPGAPRAHGVEFSLRYSRNQSIRKLLDVLDRQCDSKLFITERKSLVPFAVNTVASAKEINLHIHRQFIKSFSTCIEQIWGYRELIHHVESLRKTWYDASNLDHERKLLRLWQLLMPDKPLESRVTKQWQGIGFQGEDPKTDFRGMGLLGLENLIYFAQEYPGAACHVLSHSHHPRYGYAFAIVGINLTSMAYHMLKDGTAKTHFFNVARGCPAISSFHQFYCFLFYEFDRFWIESKPENVMDFARIKERFESAIRTSLTNPSTIFRLNISVDNI